A genomic window from Flavobacterium sp. I3-2 includes:
- the serC gene encoding 3-phosphoserine/phosphohydroxythreonine transaminase, producing MKKHNFSAGPCILPQEVFEKSAEALLNFNNSGLSIIEISHRSKDFVAVMEDTRKLALELLGLTDKGYQVVFLQGGASMEFLRIPYNFLKSKAAYLNTGTWANNAMKEAKAFGETIEVASSKNENYNHIPKGFEIPTDADYFHCTSNNTIYGTQMKSFPETNVPVICDMSSDIFSRTLDFSKFDVIYAGAQKNMGAAGVTMIVVKESLLNQTGREIPNILNYAKHIEKESMYNTPAVFAVYTCYLTLKWLKNIGGIEAIEKVNEAKAELLYNEIDRNPLFVGTAATADRSNMNATFLLKDEAHKELFDQMWKDAGINGLNGHRSVGGYRASMYNALPLESVEVLVNVMKELEKAVN from the coding sequence ATGAAGAAACATAATTTTAGCGCAGGACCATGTATTTTACCTCAAGAAGTTTTTGAAAAATCGGCTGAGGCATTATTAAATTTCAATAATTCAGGATTATCCATCATCGAAATATCGCACAGAAGTAAAGATTTTGTTGCGGTGATGGAAGATACCCGTAAACTAGCATTAGAACTTTTAGGATTAACCGACAAAGGCTATCAAGTTGTTTTTTTACAAGGTGGTGCAAGTATGGAGTTTTTACGTATTCCGTATAACTTCTTAAAAAGTAAAGCAGCATATTTAAATACGGGTACTTGGGCAAACAATGCTATGAAAGAAGCCAAAGCTTTTGGTGAAACTATCGAAGTCGCTTCTTCTAAAAATGAAAATTACAATCACATTCCTAAAGGATTCGAAATTCCTACAGATGCAGATTATTTCCATTGCACAAGTAACAATACCATTTACGGAACGCAGATGAAATCGTTCCCGGAAACGAATGTTCCTGTGATTTGCGATATGAGTTCTGATATTTTTTCACGCACCTTAGACTTCTCTAAATTTGATGTGATTTATGCTGGAGCTCAAAAAAATATGGGAGCAGCCGGAGTTACGATGATTGTAGTTAAAGAAAGTTTATTAAACCAAACGGGTCGTGAAATTCCAAACATTTTAAACTACGCCAAACACATCGAAAAAGAAAGTATGTACAATACGCCTGCGGTTTTTGCCGTTTATACGTGTTATTTAACTTTAAAATGGTTGAAAAACATTGGCGGAATTGAAGCTATCGAGAAAGTTAACGAAGCTAAAGCCGAATTGTTATACAACGAAATTGACCGTAACCCTTTATTTGTTGGAACAGCAGCTACAGCAGACCGTTCAAACATGAATGCAACGTTTTTATTAAAAGACGAAGCACATAAAGAATTGTTCGACCAAATGTGGAAAGACGCTGGAATTAACGGATTAAACGGACATCGTTCAGTTGGTGGATACCGCGCGTCTATGTACAATGCACTTCCGTTAGAAAGTGTTGAAGTGTTAGTAAACGTAATGAAAGAATTAGAAAAAGCAGTAAATTAA
- a CDS encoding D-2-hydroxyacid dehydrogenase yields the protein MKILANDGISKSGINALEAAGFEVITTKVAQEQVANYVNEHQIDVVLVRSATKIRKDIIDACPSIKIIGRGGVGMDNIDVDYAREKGIKVINTPGASSASVAELVFAHLFSGVRFLHDSNRNMPLEGDSNFNGLKKAYAAGTELRGKTLGIVGFGRIGQQVAKLAIGLGMKVLATDAFIEKATITLDFFDGKTLDFEVTTVPFDEVITQSDFITFHVPALGGYLINEAEFAKMKKGVGIINAARGGVINEVALTKAIDDEIVAFAGLDVFEDEPTPAVQVLMNTQISLTPHIGAATLEAQDRIGTELAEQIIAILK from the coding sequence ATGAAAATATTAGCAAACGACGGAATTTCTAAAAGCGGAATCAATGCTTTAGAAGCCGCAGGTTTTGAAGTAATCACAACAAAAGTAGCACAAGAGCAAGTTGCCAATTATGTAAACGAACATCAAATTGATGTGGTTTTAGTTCGTAGCGCAACTAAGATTCGTAAAGACATCATCGATGCTTGCCCATCAATCAAAATAATTGGTAGAGGTGGAGTAGGTATGGATAATATTGATGTAGATTACGCTCGCGAAAAAGGAATCAAAGTAATCAACACGCCAGGTGCTTCTTCGGCTTCGGTTGCCGAATTGGTTTTTGCCCATTTATTTAGTGGTGTTCGTTTCTTGCACGATTCGAATAGAAACATGCCTTTAGAAGGAGATTCAAATTTCAACGGATTAAAGAAAGCGTACGCTGCCGGAACCGAATTAAGAGGTAAAACACTTGGTATTGTTGGTTTCGGACGTATTGGTCAACAAGTAGCAAAATTGGCTATCGGACTTGGAATGAAGGTTCTTGCAACCGATGCTTTTATAGAAAAAGCAACCATTACGTTAGACTTCTTCGATGGTAAAACCCTAGATTTTGAAGTAACAACTGTTCCTTTTGATGAAGTAATTACGCAATCAGATTTTATTACCTTCCACGTTCCGGCGTTAGGTGGTTATTTAATTAACGAAGCCGAATTTGCCAAAATGAAAAAAGGCGTTGGAATCATCAATGCGGCGCGCGGCGGTGTCATTAACGAAGTAGCTTTAACCAAAGCTATCGATGACGAAATTGTTGCCTTCGCAGGTTTAGATGTTTTTGAAGACGAACCAACACCAGCAGTTCAGGTTTTAATGAATACACAAATTTCATTAACGCCACATATCGGAGCTGCCACTCTTGAAGCTCAAGACCGTATCGGAACTGAATTAGCAGAGCAAATCATCGCTATTTTAAAATAA